A genomic window from Sorex araneus isolate mSorAra2 chromosome 2, mSorAra2.pri, whole genome shotgun sequence includes:
- the ESYT1 gene encoding extended synaptotagmin-1: MERPAGDGSGPSPADQPSAPSDPPDLPPAAGAEPEPTSEDQPAGPSAAGEALTVLASFGRRLLVLVPVYLAGAAGLSVGFVLFGLALYLGWRRVRDAKERSLRAARLLLDDEERLTAKTLYLSQRELPAWVSFPDVEKAEWLNKIVAQVWPFVGQYLEKLLAETVAPAVRGSNPHLQTFTFTRVELGEKPLRILGVKVHTGQSKKQILLDLNISYVGDIQIDVEVKKYFCKAGLKGMQLHGVLRVILEPLIGDVPIVGAVSMFFIRRPSLDINWTGMTNLLDIPGLSSLSDTMIMDSIAAFLVLPNRLLVPLVPDLQDVAQLRSPLPRGIIRIHLLAAQGLSSKDKYVKGLIEGKSDPYALVRVGTQTFCSRVIDEDLNPQWGETYEVMVHEVPGQEIEVEVFDKDPDKDDFLGRMKLDVGKVLQGGVLDDWFPLQGGQGQVHLRLEWLSLLPSAEKLEQVLQWNRGVSSRPEPPSAAILVVYLDRAQDLPLKKGGKEPNPMVQLSVQDVTRESKAVYNTNSPVWEEAFRFFLQDPQSQELDVQVKDDSRALTLGSLTLPLARLLTAPELTLDQWFQLSGSGPNSRLYMKLVMRVLYLDSSNVRFPAAPGAAGAGDQDSQSSQMGSSVDAPPRPCHTTPDTHFGTENVLRIHVLEAQDLIAKDRFLGGLVKGKSDPYVKLKLAGRSFRSRVVREDLNPRWNEVFEVIVTSIPGQELEVEVFDKDLDKDDFLGRCKVSLTAVLNSGFLDEWLTLEDVPSGRLHLRLERLTPRPTAAELEEVLQVNSLIQTQKSAELAAALLSVYLERAEGLPLRKGTKPPNSYATLTVGDTTHKTKTISQTATPIWDESASFLIRKPNNENLELQVRGEGSGALGSLTLPLSELLAADQLCLDRWFALSSGQGQVLLRAQLGILVSQHSGVEAHSHTFSHSSSSLSEEPELWGALAHPTASAPELRQRLAHGDSPQDAPAGPLGQVKLTVWYYSEERKLVGIVHGCRALRQNGRDLPDPYVSLLLLPDKNRATKRKTSQKKRTLNPDFSERFEWELALDEALRRKLDVSVKSNSSFMSREREVLGKVQLDLAEIDLSQGAAQWYDLVDDKGSA; this comes from the exons ATGGAGCGCCCTGCCGGAGacggctccggccccagccccgccGACCAGCCCTCGGCTCCCTCCGACCCTCCGGACCTGCCCCCCGCGGCTGGCGCAGAGCCGGAGCCCACTTCTGAAGACCAGCCTGCCGGCCCCAGCGCGGCGGGGGAGGCCCTGACGGTGCTGGCTTCCTTCGGGAGGCGCTTGCTGGTGCTGGTGCCCGTGTACCTGGCCGGGGCAGCAGGACTCAGCGTGGGCTTCGTGCTCTTTGGCCTCGCCCTCTACCTGGGCTGGCGCCGGGTTCGAGACGCGAAAGAACGGAGTCTCCGCGCGGCGCGCCTGCTGCTGGACGACGAGGAGCGGCTGACGGCAAAGACACTTTATCTGAGCCAGCGCGAGCTGCCTGCCTGG GTCAGCTTCCCGGACGTGGAGAAGGCTGAGTGGCTGAATAAG ATCGTGGCCCAGGTCTGGCCCTTCGTCGGCCAGTATTTGGAGAAGCTTCTGGCTGAAACCGTGGCGCCTGCTGTTCGAGGATCTAACCCCCATCTACAAACATTTACATTTACAAGAGTGGAGCTGGGTGAAAAg cccttgcggATCCTAGGAGTCAAGGTTCACACAGGTCAGAGCAAAAAACAGATCCTGCTGGACTTGAACATCAG CTATGTCGGTGACATCCAGATCGATGTGGAAGTGAAGAAATATTTCTGCAAAGCGGGACTCAAGGGCATGCAG CTGCACGGCGTGTTGCGGGTGATTCTCGAGCCACTCATTGGGGACGTTCCCATCGTGGGAGCCGTGTCCATGTTCTTCATCAGACGCCCG AGTCTCGATATCAACTGGACAGGGATGACCAACTTGCTAGATATCCCAGGACTCAG ctCCCTCTCGGACACCATGATCATGGACTCCATCGCTGCCTTCCTCGTGCTGCCCAACCGGTTATTGGTGCCTCTTGTGCCCGACCTCCAAGATGTGGCCCAGTTACGTTCCCCTCTGCCCAGG ggcattATCCGGATTCACTTGCTCGCCGCTCAAGGGCTGAGCTCCAAGGACAAGTATGTGAAGGGCCTGATCGAGGGCAAGTCCGACCCCTACGCCCTCGTGCGAGTGGGCACCCAGACGTTCTGCAGCCGTGTCATCGATGAGGATCTTAACCCCCAGTGGGGAGAGACGTATGAG GTGATGGTCCATGAGGTGCCCGGGCAGGAGATTGAGGTGGAGGTgtttgacaaggaccccgacaaGGATGACTTTCTCGGCAG aaTGAAGCTGGATGTCGGGAAGGTGTTACAGGGGGGAGTTCTGGATGAC TGGTTTCCTCTCCAGGGCGGGCAAGGCCAAGTTCACTTAAGGCTAGAGTGGCTGTCGCTTTTGCCCAGTGCAGAAAAATTGGAGCAG GTTCTCCAGTGGAATCGGGGCGTCTCCTCCCGGCCCGAGCCCCCGTCGGCTGCCATCCTAGTCGTCTACCTGGACAGAGCCCAGGATCTTCCT CTGAAGAAGGGGGGCAAGGAGCCCAACCCCATGGTGCAGCTGTCAGTCCAGGATGTGACCCGGGAGAGCAAG GCCGTGTACAACACCAACAGCCCAGTGTGGGAGGAGGCCTTCCGGTTCTTCCTGCAGgaccctcagagccaggagctggaTGTCCAG GTGAAGGATGACTCCAGGGCTCTGACTTTAGGGTCACTGACCCTGCCCCTGGCTCGCCTGCTGACCGCCCCAGAACTCACCCTGGACCAGTGGTTCCAGCTCAGCGGCTCCGGCCCAAACTCCAGGCTCTACATGAAGCTGGTGATGAGG gtcCTGTACTTGGATTCCTCCAACGTCCGTTTCCCCGCTGCGCCCGGGGCTGCTGGCGCCGGGGACCAGGACAGCCAGAGCTCCCAGATGGGCAGCAGCGTGGATGCCCCACCTCGACCCTGTCACACGACGCCCGACACTCACTTTGGGACCGAG AACGTGCTCCGGATCCACGTGCTAGAGGCCCAGGACCTGATTGCTAAAGACCGCTTCTTGGGGGGGTTGGTGAAGGGCAAGTCAGACCCCTACGTGAAACTGAAGCTGGCCGGACGGAGCTTCCGGAGCCGTGTGGTTCGGGAAGATCTCAACCCCCGCTGGAACGAGGTTTTTGAG GTGATCGTCACTTCAATCCCAGGCCAAGAACTCGAGGTGGAGGTTTTTGACAAGGACCTGGACAAAGATGACTTTCTGGGCAG GTGTAAAGTGAGTCTCACCGCGGTTCTAAATAGTGGCTTCCTTGATGAG TGGCTGACCCTGGAGGACGTGCCATCCGGCCGCCTGCATTTGCGCCTGGAGCGTCTGACCCCTCGCCCCACTGCGGCTGAGTTAGAGGAG GTGCTGCAGGTGAACAGTCTGATCCAGACGCAGAAGAGCGCGGAGCTGGCGGCCGCGCTGCTGTCCGTGTACCTGGAGCGCGCCGAGGGGCTGCCG CTCCGGAAAGGTACCAAGCCTCCCAACTCTTACGCTACCCTCACTGTGGGAGACACGACTCACAAAACCAAG ACCATTTCCCAGACCGCCACGCCCATCTGGGACGAGAGCGCTTCCTTCCTCATCAGGAAACCCAACAACGAGAACCTGGAGTTGCAG GTCCGGGGCGAGGGCTCGGGGGCACTGGGCTCGCTCACGCTGCCCCTCTCGGAGCTCCTCGCAGCCGACCAGCTCTGCCTGGACCGCTGGTTTGCTCTCAGCAGCGGGCAGGGCCAGGTGCTGCTGAGGGCCCAGCTGGGG atcCTGGTGTCGCAGCACTCGGGCGTGGAGGCCCACAGCCACACCTTCAGCCACAGCTCGTCCTCCCTGAGCGAAGAGCCCGAGCTCTGGGGCGCCCTggcccaccccacagcctccGCCCCGGAGCTCCGCCAGCGCCTGGCCCACGGCGACAG CCCCCAGGACGCCCCGGCGGGGCCCCTGGGCCAGGTGAAGCTGACCGTGTGGTACTACAGTGAGGAGCGGAAGCTGGTGGGCATCGTTCACGGCTGCCG CGCCCTCCGACAGAACGGACGGGACCTCCCGGACCCCTACGTGTCCCTCCTGCTGCTGCCAGACAAGAACCGGGCCACCAAGAGGAAGACCTCCCAGAAGAAGAGGACCCTGAACCCCGACTTCAGCGAGCG GTTCGAGTGGGAGCTGGCCCTGGACGAGGCGCTGCGGAGGAAGCTGGACGTGTCCGTGAAGTCCAACTCCTCCTTCATGTCCCGAGAGCGGGAAGTGCTGGGGAAG GTGCAGCTGGACCTGGCCGAGATAGACCTTTCCCAGGGAGCCGCCCAGTG GTATGACCTCGTGGACGACAAGGGCAGCGCCTAG